A portion of the Oncorhynchus gorbuscha isolate QuinsamMale2020 ecotype Even-year linkage group LG19, OgorEven_v1.0, whole genome shotgun sequence genome contains these proteins:
- the LOC124005803 gene encoding 2-phosphoxylose phosphatase 1-like isoform X2, with the protein MGEERPHQGQGQGQGQGKSRKRVIPVPHTEDPDPDPITEAYGYCNTPNRSEQSWEGHSPVDYKLLSVQVMIRHGDRYPLYAIPKTKRPAIDCTLSPKRKPSHPQLNSFIGHMAQGGRGRWEGTLSSLPRLPNHSACEMGELTQTGVVQHLRNGQLLRLAYKRHKLLLPNLSTKQVWVETTGRSRTLQSGMALLYGFLPDFDWSLLTVHHQWSTLFCGSACDCPARNPYLEEEQRRQYRLRAADTELERTYADMARTLGLPPRQLRAANPIDSLLCHLCHGLSFPCVSAGSGGCLTLAQFAVIRRQQLEDEVDRRRVGLYRRYAVLATHPYLNRTANRMERVAKAYARGQKPRAGGDEAFTLSSAHDVTVAPLLSALGLEDALFPRFAARVVFELWKSPPATQGQYKGQGQGQNKAAWLKGERSKGGNWGDMFVRVLYNGEDVTFHTTFCRSHDRNAAQPLCPLGKFLSFVKKDMFNVLNATSYHNACYRQTG; encoded by the exons ATGGGTGAGGAGCGGCCCCACCAGGGTCAGGGTCAAGGCCAGGGCCAAGGGAAAAGCAGGAAGAGAGTGATCCCTGTCCCCCACACAGAGGATCCTGATCCAGACCCCATCACTGAGGCGTATGGCTACTGCAACACCCCCAACCGCTCTGAACAGTCCTGGgagg GACACAGCCCTGTGGACTACAAGCTGCTGTCTGTCCAGGTGATGATTCGCCATGGCGACCGTTACCCCCTTTACGCCATCCCCAAAACCAAGCGGCCTGCCATCGACTGCACCCTGTCCCCAAAGAG gAAACCCTCCCACCCCCAGCTGAATTCTTTCATTGGTCACATGGCCCAGGGGGGGCGTGGCCGCTGGGAGGGGACTCTCAGCTCGTTGCCCCGCCTCCCTAACCACAGCGCCTGTGAGATGGGTGAGCTCACTCAGACAG GTGTGGTGCAGCACTTACGCAATGGCCAGCTCCTTCGCCTAGCCTACAAGCGCCACAAACTCCTCCTGCCCAATTTGTCGACCAAGCAGGTGTGGGTGGAGACTACGGGCAGGAGCCGCACCCTCCAGAGCGGGATGGCTCTTCTGTATGGGTTCCTGCCAGACTTTGACTGGAGCCTTCTGACAGTCCACCACCAGTGGAGCACGTTGTTCTGTGGTTCAGCCTGCGACTGTCCTGCCAGGAACCCCTAtctggaggaggagcagaggagacagTACCGCCTCAGAGCGGCAGACACTGAACTGGAGAGGACCTACGCAGACATGGCCCGTACGCTAGGTCTGCCCCCGCGCCAGCTCAGAGCTGCCAACCCTATAGACTCCCTGCTGTGCCACCTGTGCCACGGCCTGTCCTTCCCCTGTGTGTCAGCAGGGAGTGGGGGCTGTCTGACTCTGGCCCAGTTCGCTGTGATCCGGAGGCAGCAGTTAGAGGACGAGGTGGACAGGAGGCGGGTGGGACTGTATCGCCGCTACGCCGTGCTCGCCACGCACCCCTACCTCAACCGCACCGCCAATCGGATGGAGCGCGTCGCCAAGGCCTACGCTCGGGGACAAAAACCCCGCGCTGGAGGAGACGAAGCGTTCACCCTGTCCTCGGCTCATGACGTCACTGTCGCACCACTACTAAGCGCTCTGGGCTTGGAGGATGCACTCTTCCCGAGGTTTGCGGCGAGGGTTGTGTTTGAGTTGTGGAAGAGTCCGCCCGCAACGCAGGGACAATATAAGGGGCAAGGCCAGGGCCAGAATAAGGCTGCTTGGTTgaaaggggagaggtcaaagggtGGTAATTGGGGAGACATGTTTGTGAGGGTTCTGTACAACGGAGAGGATGTGACTTTCCATACCACCTTCTGTCGCTCACATGACCGCAACGCCGCACAGCCGTTATGCCCCCTGGGTAAATTCTTGTCGTTCGTCAAGAAAGACATGTTCAATGTCCTCAACGCCACGTCCTACCACAACGCCTGCTACCGACAGACAGGCTGA
- the LOC124005803 gene encoding 2-phosphoxylose phosphatase 1-like isoform X1 — protein sequence MLARNLFILLVVVGAVLAIVSLSLQFFHLIPTTPMGEERPHQGQGQGQGQGKSRKRVIPVPHTEDPDPDPITEAYGYCNTPNRSEQSWEGHSPVDYKLLSVQVMIRHGDRYPLYAIPKTKRPAIDCTLSPKRKPSHPQLNSFIGHMAQGGRGRWEGTLSSLPRLPNHSACEMGELTQTGVVQHLRNGQLLRLAYKRHKLLLPNLSTKQVWVETTGRSRTLQSGMALLYGFLPDFDWSLLTVHHQWSTLFCGSACDCPARNPYLEEEQRRQYRLRAADTELERTYADMARTLGLPPRQLRAANPIDSLLCHLCHGLSFPCVSAGSGGCLTLAQFAVIRRQQLEDEVDRRRVGLYRRYAVLATHPYLNRTANRMERVAKAYARGQKPRAGGDEAFTLSSAHDVTVAPLLSALGLEDALFPRFAARVVFELWKSPPATQGQYKGQGQGQNKAAWLKGERSKGGNWGDMFVRVLYNGEDVTFHTTFCRSHDRNAAQPLCPLGKFLSFVKKDMFNVLNATSYHNACYRQTG from the exons tcCACCTAATCCCCACTACGCCCATGGGTGAGGAGCGGCCCCACCAGGGTCAGGGTCAAGGCCAGGGCCAAGGGAAAAGCAGGAAGAGAGTGATCCCTGTCCCCCACACAGAGGATCCTGATCCAGACCCCATCACTGAGGCGTATGGCTACTGCAACACCCCCAACCGCTCTGAACAGTCCTGGgagg GACACAGCCCTGTGGACTACAAGCTGCTGTCTGTCCAGGTGATGATTCGCCATGGCGACCGTTACCCCCTTTACGCCATCCCCAAAACCAAGCGGCCTGCCATCGACTGCACCCTGTCCCCAAAGAG gAAACCCTCCCACCCCCAGCTGAATTCTTTCATTGGTCACATGGCCCAGGGGGGGCGTGGCCGCTGGGAGGGGACTCTCAGCTCGTTGCCCCGCCTCCCTAACCACAGCGCCTGTGAGATGGGTGAGCTCACTCAGACAG GTGTGGTGCAGCACTTACGCAATGGCCAGCTCCTTCGCCTAGCCTACAAGCGCCACAAACTCCTCCTGCCCAATTTGTCGACCAAGCAGGTGTGGGTGGAGACTACGGGCAGGAGCCGCACCCTCCAGAGCGGGATGGCTCTTCTGTATGGGTTCCTGCCAGACTTTGACTGGAGCCTTCTGACAGTCCACCACCAGTGGAGCACGTTGTTCTGTGGTTCAGCCTGCGACTGTCCTGCCAGGAACCCCTAtctggaggaggagcagaggagacagTACCGCCTCAGAGCGGCAGACACTGAACTGGAGAGGACCTACGCAGACATGGCCCGTACGCTAGGTCTGCCCCCGCGCCAGCTCAGAGCTGCCAACCCTATAGACTCCCTGCTGTGCCACCTGTGCCACGGCCTGTCCTTCCCCTGTGTGTCAGCAGGGAGTGGGGGCTGTCTGACTCTGGCCCAGTTCGCTGTGATCCGGAGGCAGCAGTTAGAGGACGAGGTGGACAGGAGGCGGGTGGGACTGTATCGCCGCTACGCCGTGCTCGCCACGCACCCCTACCTCAACCGCACCGCCAATCGGATGGAGCGCGTCGCCAAGGCCTACGCTCGGGGACAAAAACCCCGCGCTGGAGGAGACGAAGCGTTCACCCTGTCCTCGGCTCATGACGTCACTGTCGCACCACTACTAAGCGCTCTGGGCTTGGAGGATGCACTCTTCCCGAGGTTTGCGGCGAGGGTTGTGTTTGAGTTGTGGAAGAGTCCGCCCGCAACGCAGGGACAATATAAGGGGCAAGGCCAGGGCCAGAATAAGGCTGCTTGGTTgaaaggggagaggtcaaagggtGGTAATTGGGGAGACATGTTTGTGAGGGTTCTGTACAACGGAGAGGATGTGACTTTCCATACCACCTTCTGTCGCTCACATGACCGCAACGCCGCACAGCCGTTATGCCCCCTGGGTAAATTCTTGTCGTTCGTCAAGAAAGACATGTTCAATGTCCTCAACGCCACGTCCTACCACAACGCCTGCTACCGACAGACAGGCTGA